The Tenrec ecaudatus isolate mTenEca1 chromosome 17, mTenEca1.hap1, whole genome shotgun sequence sequence TTGGAGACCCATGAGGGGCATCGCCACTCTTCTGTAGAGAGTCACGGTGACTCGGCTCAGTGGCAGGGTGTTTGGTTTCCTGGGTTTGAAACTTGGCCCTGTCACTCATGGCCCAGAACCTCAGGGCCGTCCATGCCCCAGTCAACAAAATGGGCAAGCATTAGGGGCACTCCCAAACTTGACCCGGTGACATGGAGGACATAGGGTTTCCTCCTTCTGGTCCTGTCCAAATTACCCAGCGGAGTTGTGGCAGAATCCTGGTGGAGCATGGAGGTCGTGGAGGGCGGCCCTGAGCTCCGGGGCCCAGCCCCTCAGCCTCCCCTCTATCCCAGGTCCTGTGGAGTCAGAGAAGGTGCGGCAGCTGGAGGAGCAGGTGCAAAGCCTAACAAAGGAGCTGCATGGCCTTCGGGGGGTCCTGCAAGGACTGAGTGGGCGCCTGGCAGAAGACGTCCAGAAGGCCGTGGAGACGGCCTTTAATGGGAGGCAGCAGCCGGCAGACGCCGCTGCGCGCCCCGGTGTGcacaagaccctcagtgagatccAGCACCAGCTCCAGCTCCTAGATAACCGCGTCTCCACCCACGACCAGGAGCTGGGTCACCTCAACAACCATCAGGGTGGTGGCGGCACCCTGGACTCAGCCCCAGCGCCTCCTGGCCACCGAGAGGAGCTGCTGCGGGAGCTGGAGCAGCGGCTACAGGAGTCCTGCTCGGTGTGCCTGTCGGGGCTGGACGGCTTCCGCCGGCAGCAGCAGGAAGACCGGGACCGTCTGCGAGCGCTGGAGAAGCTGCTGGCTTCCGTGGAGGAGCGGCAGCGGCAGTTGACTGGGCAGACCCCGGGCCACAGGCCCCCTCAGGAATGCTGCCCCCCGGAGCTGGGCAGGAGACTGGCTGAGCTAGAGCGGAGGCTGGATGTTGTGGCTGGCTCCGTGAAGGTGCTGAGTGGCCGGCGTGGCACTGAGCTTGGAGGGGCAGCCGGGCAGGGGGGTTACCCCCCAGGCTACACCAGCTTAGCCTCTCGCCTCGCTCGCCTGGAGGACCGGTTCAACTCTACCCTGGGCCCCTGGGAGGGCCAGGAGGGGAGCTGGCCTGGGAGCCCCGGGGGGCTAACCCACTGGTTGCCTGCTGCTCGAGGCCGACTAGGGGAGCTGGAGGGGCTGCTGGCCAACGTGAGCGGAGAGCTAGGTGGGCGGCTGGATCTGTTGGAAGAGCAACTGACAGGGGCTGTGCAGGCAtgcgggcagctctgctctggcgCCCCCGGGGAGGACTCCCAGGTCAGTGAGATCCTCAGGGCCTTGGATCGCAGGTTGCTGGACAGCGAGGGGCAGCTGCGGCTAGTGGACTCCAGCCTGCACAAAGTGGAAGTGGCCGGGGAGGCCCGACAGGCTGTGCTGGACAGACTGCAAGAGGCTGTGGGCCGCCTCCAGGAACGCGCTGATGCCCAGGACCTGGCGGCTGCGGAAGTCACGCTGCAGTTGAATCTCACAGCTGCACGGCTGGGCCAACTGGAGGGGTTGCTGCAGGCCCGGGGGGCCGAGGACTGCGGGGCCTGTGGTGTCGTCCAAGAGGAGCTGGGCCGCCTTCGGGATGGCGTGGAGCGCTGCTCCTGCCCCCTGCTCCCACCGAGGGGCCCTGGGTCTGGCCCTGGTGTTGGGGGGCCGAGCCGAGGGCCCCTGGACGGCTTCAGTGTGTTTGGGGGCAGCTCGGGTTCAGCCCTCCAGGCTCTCCAAGGAGAGCTCTCTGAGGTCATCCTCACCTTCAGCTCCCTCAACGACTCACTGCAAGAGCTCCAGACTACCGTGGAGGGCCAGGGCGCTGATCTGGCCGACCTGGGGGCCACCAAGGACCGCATCATCTCTGAGATCAACAGGCTGCAGCAGGAGGCCACCGAGCACGCGGCCGAGAGTGAGGAGCGCTTCCGAGGCCTGGAAGGAGGACAGCCACAGGCCGGCCAGTGCCCTGGCCTCGAGGGGAGGTTGGGCCAGCTGGAGGGGGTATGTGAGCGGTTAGACACTGTGGCTACTGGGCTGCAGGGCCTGCGAGAGGGCCTTTCCAAACATGTCGCTGGACTCTGGGCTGGGCTCCGGGACACCAACAGCACCAGCCAGATGCACGCCGCtgtgctggagaagctgctgggtgggcaggcaggcctgGGCCGGCGGCTTGGGCACCTTAACAGCTCCCTGCTGCATCTGGAGGACCAGCTGCACCAGCTCAGCCTGAAGGACCTCACAGGTGAGGGGCTAAGAGAGGCACGTGTGGGGAACCCTCTTCCCTTTATTTTTCAATAGCCCGCTAGGGCCTGCCTACTTCTTGCTTTGTCCAAAATGCATTGTAGCTCAATCCTCTGTCACAGGGGTAACCATTTATCCACAGAGATGCTCCAGGGatctagctctctggcctctctgTGCCTGTTCACACGGGCCTGTGTGTGCGATGTATCCAGCCCAGTGTTTGGGAACTCCAACTCCCCATCAACTCACAAAGCTCTACCTGGTTCATACTTCCCCATGGCATAGAGCCATcccacctccccccactaccatctcTGGAAACCTCTCCCTCTGACTCTCCTTCAACATCATTTTGCTACCATAGGGCCCGCAGGCGAGGCTGGGCCCccagggcctcctggggcacagggCCCGCCAGGCCCTGCTGGACCTCCAGGACTTCCAGGCCAGGATGGACAAGAGGGGCCTGCAGGACCACCAGGTATGTGAGCTGAGTCCCTCCAGGGTAGCTCCAGCCTTGATACTCCACTCTGAGCCTAactgagaagggagggaaggggtgagGTATTGGGGGGTCCTGCCCTGGTGGTATGCAGTTACCATAGGGTAACAGTTCAgaccctccagctgctctgtgggagaatgacgtggcggtctgcttctgtaaagaaccccatggggacagttctacggTGTGCCAGAATTGGCTTGGTGGCACCAGATGTGTGACTGACTGATAATGGGAAGACATGACAAGCAGCAGGGCCAGTCATTGATTGGGTATGTTGGCCTCGCCGAGGCTGAGCCCACCTGGGTTCTCTAGGGTGTGAAAGGTGAGGGGTGGGCCAGGGCTCATGGACCATAAAGTTTCCTGATGTCCCCTTCCTGCTTCGACGGCCGCCTGGGTCTCTTCACTCAGCACGGTGGCCGCAGGGATCAGCAGGCGTTTGCTCAGTGACTTAGAGAACACTCTCCTTCTCACTGTCCCCTCTCCTCTTTCCACAGGTCCTCCAGGTGAACAGGGTAAGTTTCTCCCCTGGATCCCAGAGAAGGTGGACTGGGATCTATCTGGGCGGGGCTGGAAGGCCGGGCAGCCTGGGAGGAGAGACATGCTGGAGGGGAGGGGCCTGCGCAGATCATCCACCCTTACACACTCTCTGTCCCCACGCAGGTGTGGAGGGGGCACCTGCATTCTCTGCGCCCCGGGTGGCCTTTTCAGCTGCTCTGAGTTTGCCCCGGTCTGAACCAGGCACCGTCCCCTTCGACAGAGTCCTGGTGAACGACGGGAACTACTATGACGCAGAGACAGGTAAGCCAGCTGGGAGGCGGGCTTGGTATGCGCATGTACTGTGCACTGGGGTGCGGGGGAAGGCCCTGCAAGCGGCAGGCTCTCCTCCTAACCTCTAATAATTGATTTAGGGAAGACCCCTTCTTCTTCATTTGTTCACTcactctgggggtggggagaagtcaCCCATCCAACTAATCATGGGGGCCTGCTCCTGCTAGAAGTAGCCCCGATGGTTAAGCCCttagctgctgaccaaaaggtctgCTGGTGGGTGTCATCCCTTGGAAACTACAGAAggttctgctctgccccacaAGGGCCCTCATGAGTTCGGATCGACTAGCTGGCAGTGGTTTGGGGGACTCTTGACAGGCACTGTTTCAAGTGCCCGGCCGCAGTGTGGAGCACATTAGACACAATCCCCTGCCCCCATGGAGATCACCTTCTAGTCACTAGAATCTAGTGGAGGGGGGGTGAAATGAGCGCAAAGGGTTCCCCTGCTCGTCTAGGGGTTCTGCGTGGGCTCCCCTCCTCCTGACTGCCATCCCTGTCCCTAGGCGTGTTCACAGCGCCACTGGCCGGGCGCTACCTGCTGAGCGCGGTGCTGACGGGGCACCGGCACGAGAAGGTGGAGGCCGTGCTGTCCCGCTCCAACCTGGGCGTGGCCCGCATCGACTCGGGCGGCTACGAGCCCGAGGGCCTGGAGAACAAGCCCGTGGCCGAGAGCCAGCCCAGCCCGGGCGCCCTGGGCGTCTTCAGCCTCATCCTGCCGCTGCAGGAGGGGGACACGGTCTGCATCGATCTGGTCACGGGGCAGCTGGCGCACTCGGAGGAGCCGCTCACCATCTTCAGCGGAGCGCTGCTCTACGCGGACCTGGAGCTCGAGCAGGTGTGACGGCGGCCCGGCGCCCGCAGCGCCCCCTCCGGCTGACCGCCGCAGGACAGGACGGGCGGCTCGCAGGGCCCCGCGCGCCGCACTGACGTCCCGGGGCCGGCCGCGGGACCCGCTCCCCGAGCAGCGCCTCCCCGGCGCGGAGCGGGCCGCTGGGACCCACGGCAGACTTTCGGCCCGATCGGCGGCCGCCCTGGGCTGCAGGGCTCTCCCGAGGAGGCGCCGGGCCTCACCGCCATGATATACTAAACTATTCAggaataaaaactttttttttctaaaaaaacaacaaacacccACAAAACCGGTCTTTTCCAGTATGTGCTCAGTACACAGGATGGGGTGGCAGCCGAGAGCGGCCCCAGGGGATCGGCGGGCTCCGACCCGGCTCGTCGCCTTCCCTGGGGCTCTGGGGTGGCCGGGCGCGCGCTGGCACTGGAGGTGCCTGGGCTGCGGCGAGCTGCGTCTGCGAGCCGCCGGGTGAGCGCTCCGACGGCGCCGCCCCGCGTTCTTGCCGGCGTCCACCAGGGGCCGCCGCGCCGCTCGCTGCGTCTCCCGTCACGTGGTCTTCTCCGCAGAGCCCTTTGGGGTGGAGGCGTGGCTTTGGCTAAAATAGGCTGGGATTGGCGCCGCGTGGGGGCGTGGCTTTGGCTGAGATCGGGTGGGCGGGGACCTGCAAAGGCACCAGGCCTGGCTTCACCTACGGAGGGAGACAGAGTTGCCACTGTGAGGCGGTAAGCCCCGCGGGTCCCCAGTCAGAGCCAAGAGAGCAGAAGAGGGCGGGCCAAATGGTGATTTTCTATCGCACTTTCCGTTTGCATTAATGAGATTGCCTGGCTGCGCTTTAGAGAGGTTTGCATTGGCCCGGAGTCCGCTGTGACGGGAAACGGGCTGAGACTGAGAAGCGGGGCGTGGCCATCTGCAAGTCCGAGTTACCTGCTAAAGGGAGTTTGCGAAACAAGACTTGGAGGGGCGTGGTGTCGGCGTCCCTAGACTTTGGACTGGTGGGCGTCCGGAGCAAGACGCAGGCCACATTCCCTGCACCCCTCGGCATCGCACCCCCTCAAGCTTGGAAGAGGAGCTCCGGCGCGGAGCAGGCTCACTGTTCGGGATAAGAGTCAGAGCCCGGGAGGAGCCTCATGGGAGAGAAGCAGATCCTGTGCGTGGGGCTAGTGGTGCTGGACATCATCAATGTAGTGGACAAGTACCCGGAGGAGGACTCGGACAGCAGGTAGGGGCGCCCGGGCCCCTAGGAGAGCCCAGGGGCCACTGCAGCCCCGAGTTCGTGTCTCCAGGAGCACATGTtctccgagggaggaagaggaaataaTTAAGGTTTTTAATAAGGAAAAGACTTTTGAGAACGTGGTGCTAGCCAATTCTCCTTTCAACTCTGGGTCTATGCCAGGCATCATTGTCTACATTTTCCTGCTAAACCAGAAGAGACGCTGAGAGGTGTGATTAATCCAGAGACACAGCTAGGAAGGCACAGGGTCAGTTTGTTGTGAATGTCAAGCTTTGTGTGCTTGCCTCTCACCAACACTTAATTCTAGTTCATGATAGCTATGTAATACTAAATGAATGTAATTCATCATATGTCTATCACTTATCTATACTGCCTGTATCTAAAAGTGATTTGAGGTCTCTCacaatactcactcactcactcactcactcactcactcactcactgccatcaagctcatgctgactcataaccaccctgtaaaacctgggtttcccagactgtaactctgtaggagcagaaagccaaatctttctcccaagaaactggctggtggtttcgaactgctaaccttgagattagcagcccaatgcgtaactacGCAAACATTTAAAACCATAGTATTGGAGCTTTGGTGATTGCTCAGGGCTTGCTGGTGGAACGGGAGGCTTTCTGGGGTGGTGATTCCGGCTACGTAtgagactgctaactgtaaggtcagtggttcagccccaccatccactctgcaggagaaagatgagtcgatTTACAAAGTCTCAGAAGCTCTTTGGAGAGCCatgatgagttggaacccactcgatgacagtgggctAGTGGGTTATCGATAGGGCTGGTTCATGAGGGACAGCAGACATTCCTCTGATGCTAACTTCTAAAGTTTCCGATGAGTCTTTTGTACAGAGGTCAGTGATTCTCATAGTGGCAAACAAACAACCTGGTGGCCAGTGTACTTCTCAGTTGTCTGGTAGAAGTTGAAGGGTCATTTGTTGGTGCTTATAATTACACTtacggagccccggtggcacagtggttgcacattgagctacaaactacaaggtcagcagtttgagaccatcagctgctccgagggagagagatgaagctttctactcccataaagagttacagcctcagaaacccacaggggcaattctaccgtaTCCTGTAGGGTGGGCATGAGTCAGAAGCACTAGATGGCagtgtgaaaggaatgagagaaTAGTTACTCTCGGTAAGAGCCACGCTGTTACACTTTAAAGGGCTGCCTGTGGCGTGGGGATGCTTCCAGGTGGCGTCCCTCTGCTACAGTGTAGCACTAAGGATGCTgagaagaactgctccttggCTGTCCGTTCAAGATTGAGCTCTGACAAGACACACAGTGTCTAAAGCTGAGAGACTAACTGAACAGGGAGTCATTGGCCTTTCTGGCTATTAAGAACCCACAAAGCTCTGCCATGTTCACTGTCACATATGTCCCTCAGAATATCATGCAAGTGTATAAGGCTCACTAGAATCCTCTTTTTACCCCGGAGAAGGCTAAAGAGTCACAGAAAGGCAGTGCTGTCCAAAATGATCTCATCTTTCCTCGGAGGCTGACCCCAGTCCAGTGCTCCAGCCCTCTGCCATCTCTGGACTCCCTGTTCCCCTAACTCCTGGGCCTGGCTCCCGGAGTTGACCCTTTGTTTTGGGCAACTTTGTTTGCCAGACCTTAGGGGCGCCTTGCCAGGGCAGCAGGGACAGCAAGGAGGCGGGCACGACGATGTGCCTCTGTGTGGGATGACCCCACCTAGGAGGTCAGTCCAGCCCCGGGACATTAGGAGAGCTTAGATCAACTCCCAGGAAGCCAGTGGAATTTCCAGGGCCACCGGCTCTCTCAGGGACATGGGACCCAGAGGAAGAGCCAGCATGGCTCTGTCCAAGAAATTAGAGCTGAAATCTCATCCCCTTTGAGCTTAGTCAGTTAGAGGTTAGGATAAGGAGGTCCTGCAGGCTCCCACCTGGTTGGAGGTCATTTGTGAAGATGGTTAGTAAGTCAGATGCCTCTCTAGGAGACCCTCCCCAAATGGGCACTGCCCTCCATGCCCCTCCTAGCCAGGGGGATGCAGAGCAAGCTCTGCCAGCCTCTCTGACATAATCTCATCACACCCAGCCCAGTGCCCAGATGGGAAAGCCTGCGTGGGGACCCTCTTGCTACTGGGAGACCGGCCTCAGACAGAGGGTGAGAACTTAGCATGTCAGCCCCACCTGCTCCCAAGGGTCAGTTGGGGCCTCAAAGGGTCCTCAGGAGTGGCCCCCGCCTCCCAGAGTCCAGGCTGAGAGGAGTCCTCTGGAACGCCTCTCCAGGTGGTTTTCCTGCACCAGAAGTTGGGTATCTGCGACATGGAAAGTTTCCTGCCCTTGCCGGGAAGcctcaaagccccacttcactgcCATCGTTCAGAAATGGCAGAGTCTCTACCCTGGTTTGGAAGTCAGAAGACCCCGGGCGCTGAGATCAGCACCGCCATTGGCTGCTGGTGTGGTCTTAAGCAAGCGGGGTGTCTCTAGGGGCCTCTCTCCTTCTTTACCTGGAAAATGCCTCCAAAGACGCTCAGCTTGAAAACCGCCAGCCTGCTTTCTTCCCAAGGCGCTCCCCCTTTCCCAAGAGCCCCGAGGGTGAAGGCCGATGGGCACATAGACTGGAAAACTCTTGGCCACTTCCTAGGGTTAGTGGTTCTCTGGTACTTGTTTCTCTGATTGGAAGTTGCCACAGGGCTGCTTTTTGGAACTCACTCagggccatcgagtggattctaactcagagagaggagagagatgcAGAGACCGTAACCCTGGTTGAGTAGTTGGTTTCaaatggcagcccaacatgtaaccactgcgccaTAGAAACAACacagtgtttctctctctcaGAGAAAAGGTCACAGAGCTTGGACTGCGTTGGTGCTGTTACTAGTTTGTGTTACTTTGTTGTTGTCAAAGATAATGATGTATCCTTCCCAGTGTATCTCAGCCTCCTTTCCTCTTCCTTAGATTTTCCAGCAAGATGGAGGAAATCTGGTTCCACCCAATAAGTCTTTTTCAACTTTTGACACCTTAGAAGTTACCCCTGGCTTCTTAAAAGCtagaaaaccaagcccactgtgcCTTTAAATCAATGCCCCTCATAATAGCTCtccgcagggtttctgagacttgtacatctttatgggaaagacagcctcatcttcctccctcagagcagctggtgggtttgaactacctacggaagaccttgtggttagcagcctgacgccTCACCCacagccaccagcgctccttgtcttagggcagtggttctccacctttctCATGCCCcaccccttgaatacagttcctcatgtggtggtgaccccgtaGGTGAGCTTGTCTGCATGGGGGCgggcccacctggagacagataaagGAGTGGTGGGTTCGtttttaagaccattggaaatatagtcttaggcaacccctgtgaaagggtcgtttgacccccaaaggggtcgcaacccccaggttgagaactgctgtcagaGGATCCCAGTTTCCAGGTTTGCTCCCTAGTTGTCTTTGCTTGAGTCTGCAGGGATGTCTGCTGTCAACTCTCTTATGCTGAGACTGGGTGGTGCATTTGACGCCTCTTGGAAGAAGCCTGTCATCTCTGAGGGCCTCGGAGCAGCTGTAGGAGGAGGCTGTCTGTACAGCTGAGTGGAAGCAGCTGAGGAGGGGGGGAGAGAATCTATATAAACTGATTCTGTTTAGCCATCGATGTGGAGCTTCCTGATTGTTACAAAAAAGTGGAAAGATGCCAAGTGACCACCATGAGCTTGAACTCAGCAGGGGCTGGTGAGGCCAGCCTGGGCCTGGCCTGGGCCAGTCCCCTTCTCTGAGCCCCAGCTGCCCCATCTAGGAGAGCTGCCTTCTGAGGGGGGTGGCTCAGCTTTACACATTGTTAGGACCAGTGACCCTGCTGTACTTGCAGGTGTCTGTCGCAGCGATGGCAGCGTGGAGGCAACGCGTCCAACTCCTGCACCGTTCTCTCTCTGCTGGGGGCCCCTTGCGCCTTCATGGGCTCGCTAGCCCCTGGTCACGTTGCCAAGTGAGTCggggagaaagcctggggggtcaGCTGGCGGGCAGGCAGCAGCTTCACCCTGGGGAGGGGTTTGTGGCCACTAGAAGcagtgggtgtggggaggagaagtGGAGGCCTGGGGTCCCAGACCCTCGCCAGCCTTTCAGGTGCTAAGGGGCCCTGGGAAGATTTCATGTCCACAGCCAGCTCCTTGGCTGCCTTGGAGCCTGCTCGGACGGCCcacctgcctgcttgcttgcccGCTTGCTGCAGACTTTGCCAGCTGGCTTTGACTCTGTTCTTTCTCAGCCCCTTACCCGGCTATGTGCGAGGCAGGTGGCAGTTAGGGACATGCCTGCCTACCCCTACCTGCCGCTCGCTCAGTCCCTCTGCTAGGAACCTGCCCACAGTTCACCTCCCAGAGGAGGGGGTAGGGCTGGCTGTTCCCTGGAGTCGCAAGAGTGCCCAGCCAGGACACCCCAAAGCCACATGCTAAAGCCGGGCCAGGGAGCTCGGCTGCCAGCTCACTGGCCATGGAGGCCACAGCCCCCAGAAGCGTCCACGCGCTTTCTCCATGATGGCTGCGGTAAGGACCAGGAGCCCTTTGACCTCTGGTGCTGCTGACTCAGCAAGCACTTATCGAGAGGTGAGGCCCACACTTTGCCCACTGTGGGCACAGGGGCAGGCTGCCAGCTTGCTGGTCTGTGAAGCACAGCCCTTTGAACTCCAGTTGGAGGGGGCTGCCCCAGCACCGGGGCCCAAGCCAAGCTCCCGCCTCAGGACCTAGCTCCACGTGGGTGGTTGGAACAGGACTGGAGTCTGGGTACTTGGTCGGCAGGCCTGTGGTTTCTGGCCGGTGGGTGAACCCCCCCCCCTTTGTATAACCCTCCTGCTGCCAGGCGGCCCACCCGAGATGTTCCCCAGTTGTCCAGCAGGCCCTTTAAACAGCACCTACTGAGCGTCAGCCACTCAGGTACAAAAGTTTTCTGGCAGGTCAGATCACACCGGAGCGGGCTTCAGAAAGTTGGAGGTGGGGCTGAACTTCTGTTCCAATTTTCAGTGAGCATTGCGaaacacaccacccccaccctccaccccggtGGAACCAGAGCTCTAGGTTGGCCCCTTTAAGGGTCCCTGAGGTGTAGGACAGCATGCAAGTCCTCACCCGTCACCTCAGCACAGCCTGCATCGCCCAGCTTTGGGGTCCTTAGCAGTGAAATACAGCTGCAGTGAGGCCGCCTGCTGGGCACACAGACTGCCTCtctccagagagggtggggacgagGGGCACTGGCCGCCTTGCTCTGGAAGTCTTTGCAAAGGGATGGCCCCCAGGTTCCCTCTGACTGCAGGGGATTCTGGGAAAGACCAGGTCCGGATGGAGGGGCACCAGGCACCTGGAGCCAGTGAGGCCCTGGACAGCTAGCTTTGCTGGGATAGGAGAGGGGGGATGTAGGCATATGAAGGCTGAGCAGGAGTGGAAAGAGCCCCAACCATGGGCCTGGAAGGGACCTCAGAGGTGGGTACAGGGGGTGAGCATGCAGAGGGCAGCTAGGGGCCAAAGTATCGCTCTAGTGAATAATGATTAATTCTGCCTGAGCCTTGCACACGGGCGGCAGCGCCCCTATCTGCTTGATTCTCAGGGCACAGGGCTCAGGCCCCGGGCCCACCCCCTACCTTGAGTCAGCAGGGAGGGCAGAGCTTGGCCTTGGCTATTCAGCTGGATGTTGAGAGACTGTCCCTTGGGGTGTGGttccccaagctccaggctgtccctctgcctctccccccccccacccccagcctgtcgCCCTTCCACACAGGGCTGTGACTTCTAAGTCCCCCTCCATAGTCCTCTGTTTGCACCCCACTTCTCAGAACCCCTCATTACCCTGCCCGCTGCCCTGAAGCCCCCAGCACCCTTGTTGCACTGGCCCTCCTGCGGCCCCCTCCCCTCTGGCAGCTTTGTCCTCGAGGACCTCCGCCGCTACTCCGTGGACCTGCGCTACACGGTCTCTCAGACCACAGGCTCCATCCCCATCTCCACGGTCATCATCAACGAGGCCAGTGGCAGCCGCACCATCCTACATGCCTACAGGTTTGTACACCTGTCTGCACCTTgccagctgccgccgccgccactacCGCCGCCGCCCTCACTACTCTCCAAGAACAGGAGGAGCCTCTGCTCTGGGAGGTCCCCAGGTCTCCAATGCCCTCTCTCCAGGCCAGCAAGAGGTCTAACCTGTGTCTCCTTGCCCTTTCCCTGACTCGGGCGCCCACCCAAGCTTCCTGGTGGCCGACTTCAGGCGGCGGGGCGTGGACGTGTCTCAGGTGGCCTGGCAGCGCAGTGGGGACACCCCCTGCTCTTGCTGCATCGTCAACAGCTCCAATGGCTCCCGTACCATTGTGCTCTACGACACGTAAGGCCCCGCCTCCTCCTGCCACCGCCCACCAATCAGCTCACTCGCCCACCCCCTCACCTCATCCCAGGGCAGGCCTGACTGCCCATCCTGGTGCAGTCTTGCTTCCTCCACCGGAAATTGACCCCGTGCCAAAGCGTGGAGTGATTTTTGAATTGTCAATCGGGAGAATCATAGGGGTTGGGTGGGCGGGGCGGGCACCGACGGCGATTGCTCTGCCTGGTAACTTAGCCTTGTTCAGTGTATGGAATCTGATGTGTGATGTCATCCCTCTGGGCAGGGGGAAACTGCTCAGGACCAACCGagaggcagggcagggaagtcaaGCCACCTCGAGGGCTGGGGGGTCACGGGCATCCCCAGGGTCAGCCCCAGAACTGCTGGCCTGCAGCGTGGTGCCCAGGAAGTGGGCCCTAGGGACTCAAAGACGAGCCTTGCTGGAACTCCAGGACCGTGAAGCCTGACCCAACACTGCACACACTGCAGCTGTTGCTGCAGGATGAGGAAGAGGCATCTTGCGTCTGCAGAGGAGGGCTGTCCGATGTGGGAGGGGAGTCTTTCAG is a genomic window containing:
- the EMILIN1 gene encoding EMILIN-1; this encodes MAPSTRWSCYLCCLLTTFVGAASYPPRGYSLYTGGGGALSPGGPQAQSSLRPASRHRNWCAYVVTRTVSCVLEDGVETYVKPDYQPCGWGQSQCTRSVMYRSFLRPRYRVAYKTVTDMEWRCCQGYGGDDCREGSAPALGPTSTTPRPRPRPARPNLSGSSAGSHLSGLGGEGPVESEKVRQLEEQVQSLTKELHGLRGVLQGLSGRLAEDVQKAVETAFNGRQQPADAAARPGVHKTLSEIQHQLQLLDNRVSTHDQELGHLNNHQGGGGTLDSAPAPPGHREELLRELEQRLQESCSVCLSGLDGFRRQQQEDRDRLRALEKLLASVEERQRQLTGQTPGHRPPQECCPPELGRRLAELERRLDVVAGSVKVLSGRRGTELGGAAGQGGYPPGYTSLASRLARLEDRFNSTLGPWEGQEGSWPGSPGGLTHWLPAARGRLGELEGLLANVSGELGGRLDLLEEQLTGAVQACGQLCSGAPGEDSQVSEILRALDRRLLDSEGQLRLVDSSLHKVEVAGEARQAVLDRLQEAVGRLQERADAQDLAAAEVTLQLNLTAARLGQLEGLLQARGAEDCGACGVVQEELGRLRDGVERCSCPLLPPRGPGSGPGVGGPSRGPLDGFSVFGGSSGSALQALQGELSEVILTFSSLNDSLQELQTTVEGQGADLADLGATKDRIISEINRLQQEATEHAAESEERFRGLEGGQPQAGQCPGLEGRLGQLEGVCERLDTVATGLQGLREGLSKHVAGLWAGLRDTNSTSQMHAAVLEKLLGGQAGLGRRLGHLNSSLLHLEDQLHQLSLKDLTGPAGEAGPPGPPGAQGPPGPAGPPGLPGQDGQEGPAGPPGPPGEQGVEGAPAFSAPRVAFSAALSLPRSEPGTVPFDRVLVNDGNYYDAETGVFTAPLAGRYLLSAVLTGHRHEKVEAVLSRSNLGVARIDSGGYEPEGLENKPVAESQPSPGALGVFSLILPLQEGDTVCIDLVTGQLAHSEEPLTIFSGALLYADLELEQV